A region of Burkholderiales bacterium JOSHI_001 DNA encodes the following proteins:
- a CDS encoding permease component of ABC-type sugar transporter (PFAM: Binding-protein-dependent transport system inner membrane component): MSSLAANAPPTGRKPLGAFQLWGRLLVLPYLLVFAVFVLYPVGYGLWLARHPESYVKLFEDPIFFRTAINTVVFLVVAINFKMAIALVLSGFFIQARWWIKALSALFILPWAVPSIPTILSVRFMLNPEWGVINSLIFRLTGLDGPNWLNDPTLALSFSMLMHVWKSLPFWTLILIAGRLAIPSEQYEAASVDGASHWQKFRFITWPAMRTLYLTSTILSMIWTLGDFNSVYLLTGGGPADLTHVLATLGIRYLRLDQVDLAMASIVVALPLVLPLVYFMMKRLSK, encoded by the coding sequence ATGAGCAGCCTCGCCGCCAACGCGCCGCCCACCGGGCGCAAACCCCTGGGCGCCTTCCAGCTCTGGGGGCGGCTGCTGGTGCTGCCGTACCTGCTGGTGTTCGCGGTGTTCGTGCTGTACCCGGTGGGCTACGGCCTGTGGCTGGCACGCCACCCCGAGAGCTACGTCAAGCTGTTCGAGGACCCGATCTTCTTCCGCACCGCCATCAACACCGTGGTGTTCCTGGTGGTGGCGATCAATTTCAAGATGGCCATTGCCCTGGTGCTGTCGGGTTTCTTCATCCAGGCGCGCTGGTGGATCAAGGCCCTGTCGGCGCTGTTCATCCTGCCCTGGGCGGTGCCGTCGATTCCCACCATCCTGAGCGTGCGCTTCATGCTGAACCCCGAGTGGGGGGTGATCAACAGCCTGATCTTCCGCCTGACCGGGCTGGACGGCCCGAACTGGCTGAACGACCCCACGCTGGCGCTGAGCTTTTCCATGCTGATGCACGTGTGGAAGAGCCTGCCCTTCTGGACCCTGATCCTGATCGCCGGACGCCTGGCCATTCCGTCTGAACAGTACGAAGCCGCGTCGGTGGACGGCGCCAGCCACTGGCAGAAGTTCCGCTTCATCACCTGGCCGGCGATGCGCACGCTCTACCTCACGTCCACCATCCTGTCGATGATCTGGACCCTGGGTGACTTCAACTCGGTCTACCTGCTCACCGGCGGCGGCCCGGCCGACCTGACGCACGTGCTGGCCACGCTCGGCATCCGCTACCTGCGGCTGGACCAGGTGGACCTGGCCATGGCCTCCATCGTGGTGGCGCTGCCCCTGGTGCTGCCCTTGGTCTACTTCATGATGAAGCGGTTGTCTAAATGA
- a CDS encoding ABC-type sugar transport system, periplasmic component (PFAM: Bacterial extracellular solute-binding protein), which translates to MHTKTWIAAALLGAGLAAGGPALAQEKLTVWWVKGFYKAEDDALFAAIKKFEEKNKNIKIELSQYPIQDMIPKTVSALDSGNPPDVAYGDSFDFQVSAKWAFDGKLEDVTSVIDPLRAKFEPRALSTTFLYNDATKTRAYYAYPIKQQTMHIQYWKDMLAEAGFKESDIPKDWKGYWNFWCDKVQTGYRQKTGNRGFGIGMPMGVDSTDSFFSFLTFMDAYNVTLVNDAGKLLVDDPAVRAALINAVTDYTAVYAKGCTPPSSTSWKDPDNNVAFHNRTTVMTHNATISIAAKHLDDMNNATLSDAQRGQAKKNYTELIATAGFPNKPDGGKMTYRAAVKTGVIFKDAKNKAAAKKFVAFMLDEANLQPYVEGSLGRWFPVLKASQQSPFWKADPHRLAVFNQFMSGTTAFEFTKNFKFTVLNNENVWAKAMNRVLNEKVPVDKAVDELIARIKTVAQ; encoded by the coding sequence ATGCACACCAAGACCTGGATCGCCGCCGCCCTGCTGGGCGCGGGGCTGGCCGCCGGCGGCCCTGCGCTGGCGCAGGAAAAGCTCACCGTGTGGTGGGTGAAGGGCTTCTACAAGGCCGAAGACGACGCGTTGTTCGCGGCCATCAAGAAGTTCGAGGAGAAGAACAAGAACATCAAGATCGAGCTGTCGCAGTACCCCATCCAGGACATGATCCCCAAGACCGTGTCGGCGCTGGATTCGGGCAACCCGCCCGACGTGGCCTATGGCGACAGCTTCGACTTCCAGGTGTCCGCCAAGTGGGCCTTTGACGGCAAGCTGGAAGACGTCACCAGCGTCATCGACCCGCTGCGCGCCAAGTTCGAGCCGCGCGCGCTGTCCACCACCTTCCTCTACAACGACGCCACCAAGACCCGGGCCTATTACGCCTACCCCATCAAGCAGCAGACCATGCACATCCAGTACTGGAAGGACATGCTGGCTGAAGCGGGGTTCAAGGAGTCGGACATCCCCAAGGACTGGAAGGGCTACTGGAACTTCTGGTGCGACAAGGTGCAGACCGGCTACCGCCAGAAAACCGGCAACCGCGGCTTTGGCATCGGCATGCCCATGGGCGTGGACTCCACCGATTCCTTCTTCTCGTTCCTGACCTTCATGGACGCCTACAACGTCACCCTGGTCAACGACGCCGGCAAGCTGCTGGTGGACGACCCGGCGGTTCGGGCAGCGCTGATCAACGCCGTCACCGACTACACCGCGGTGTACGCCAAGGGCTGCACGCCGCCGTCGTCCACCAGTTGGAAGGACCCGGACAACAACGTCGCCTTCCACAACCGCACCACGGTGATGACGCACAACGCCACCATCTCCATCGCGGCCAAGCACCTGGACGACATGAACAACGCCACGCTGTCCGATGCCCAGCGCGGTCAGGCCAAGAAGAACTACACCGAGCTCATCGCCACCGCCGGTTTCCCGAACAAGCCCGATGGCGGCAAGATGACCTACCGCGCCGCGGTGAAGACCGGCGTCATCTTCAAGGACGCCAAGAACAAGGCGGCGGCCAAGAAGTTCGTCGCCTTCATGCTGGACGAAGCCAACCTGCAGCCCTACGTGGAAGGCTCGCTCGGCCGCTGGTTCCCGGTGCTGAAGGCGTCGCAGCAAAGCCCGTTCTGGAAGGCCGACCCCCACCGCCTGGCCGTGTTCAACCAGTTCATGAGCGGTACCACGGCCTTTGAATTCACCAAGAACTTCAAGTTCACGGTGCTGAACAACGAAAACGTGTGGGCCAAGGCCATGAACCGTGTGCTGAACGAAAAGGTGCCGGTGGACAAGGCGGTGGACGAGTTGATCGCCCGCATCAAGACGGTGGCGCAGTAA
- a CDS encoding lactate dehydrogenase-like oxidoreductase (PFAM: D-isomer specific 2-hydroxyacid dehydrogenase, NAD binding domain; D-isomer specific 2-hydroxyacid dehydrogenase, catalytic domain), producing the protein MIDILTASKLAPLYLQPLTATYRVHDLQAGGPSPDTAAMAAIAPNVRAIAASGESKVPGALISQCPRLEIISVMGVGYDGVDVAAAQARGVMVTHTPDVLNDEVADTAIGLMLCAARQLPAADRYVRAGQWVNGPMPLARKMSGARLGIVGMGRIGKAIAQRALAFGMSIAYTARSAKSDLPYRFLPSAETLAAEVDFLVVITPGGAGTKHLVNAAVLKALGKKGVLVNVARGSVVDEAALIAALQAGELGGAALDVFENEPRVPQALIDLPQVVLAPHIGSATVETRQAMAGLALDNLRLHFAGQPVKTPVPELR; encoded by the coding sequence ATGATCGACATCCTCACCGCTTCCAAACTGGCCCCGCTGTACCTGCAGCCGCTCACCGCCACCTACCGCGTGCACGACCTGCAGGCCGGTGGCCCCAGCCCGGACACCGCGGCCATGGCCGCCATCGCGCCGAATGTGCGCGCCATCGCCGCCAGCGGCGAAAGCAAGGTGCCGGGGGCGCTGATCAGCCAGTGCCCCCGCCTGGAAATCATCTCGGTGATGGGCGTGGGCTACGACGGCGTGGACGTGGCCGCCGCCCAGGCCCGCGGCGTGATGGTGACGCACACCCCCGACGTGCTGAACGACGAGGTGGCCGACACCGCCATCGGCCTGATGCTGTGCGCCGCGCGCCAGTTGCCCGCGGCCGACCGCTATGTGCGCGCCGGCCAGTGGGTGAACGGGCCGATGCCGCTGGCGCGCAAGATGTCCGGCGCACGCTTGGGGATCGTGGGCATGGGCCGCATCGGCAAGGCGATTGCGCAGCGCGCGCTGGCTTTCGGCATGTCCATCGCCTACACCGCGCGCTCGGCCAAGTCCGACCTGCCCTACCGCTTCCTGCCCAGCGCCGAGACGCTGGCGGCGGAGGTGGACTTTCTGGTGGTCATCACCCCCGGCGGTGCCGGCACCAAACACCTGGTGAACGCCGCAGTGCTGAAGGCCCTGGGCAAGAAGGGCGTGCTGGTGAACGTGGCGCGCGGCTCGGTGGTGGACGAAGCCGCGCTGATCGCTGCGCTGCAGGCCGGTGAACTGGGGGGTGCTGCGCTGGACGTGTTCGAGAACGAACCCCGGGTTCCGCAGGCCCTGATCGACCTGCCGCAGGTGGTGCTGGCGCCGCACATTGGCAGCGCCACGGTGGAAACCCGCCAGGCCATGGCCGGCCTGGCGCTGGACAACCTGCGCCTGCACTTCGCCGGCCAGCCGGTGAAGACCCCGGTGCCCGAACTGCGCTGA
- a CDS encoding dihydroxyacid dehydratase/phosphogluconate dehydratase (PFAM: Dehydratase family~TIGRFAM: dihydroxy-acid dehydratase) yields the protein MTPPRKKPHELRSQQWFGRQDRDGFAYRSWVKGKGVPHDQFDGRPVIGICNTFSELTPCNSHFRTLAEQVKIGVYEAGGFPLEFPVMSLGETLLRPTAMLYRNLASMDVEESIRGNPIDGVVLLMGCDKTTPSLLMGASSVDLPTIGVSGGPMLNGKWRGQELGSGTGLWSMSEQVRAGTLKLADFFEAESCMHRSHGHCMTMGTASTMASMVEALGIGLPGNAAYPAVDGRRNVLARNAGRRIVEMVHTDQKISQVLTREAFENAIRTLAAIGGSTNAVIHLIAIAGRLGVPLSIDDFERLGSEMPCLVNLQPSGQYLMEDFCYAGGLPAVMKEIASVLHLDAVTASGQTVRENLATAENFNPEVIKTVAQPFKEKAGIAILRGNLAPRGAVIKPSAATPALLQHTGRAVVFENSDDFHQRIDDDSLDVDETCILVLKNCGPKGYPGMAEVGNMPLPPKVLKKGITDMVRISDARMSGTAYGTVVLHTTPEAAAGGPLGLVQNGDLITLDVKGRKLHLHVDDAELERRRAGWQPPVPPLTSGYWKLYIDHVLQADEGADLDFLVGKRGAFVPKDNH from the coding sequence ATGACACCGCCCCGCAAGAAACCCCACGAGCTGCGCAGTCAACAGTGGTTTGGCCGCCAGGACCGAGACGGCTTTGCCTACCGCAGCTGGGTGAAGGGCAAAGGCGTGCCGCACGACCAGTTCGACGGCCGGCCGGTCATCGGCATCTGCAACACCTTCTCCGAACTCACGCCCTGCAACAGCCATTTCCGCACCCTGGCCGAACAGGTGAAGATCGGCGTCTACGAAGCCGGCGGCTTCCCGCTGGAGTTCCCGGTGATGAGCCTGGGCGAGACCCTGCTGCGCCCCACTGCCATGCTCTACCGCAACCTGGCCAGCATGGACGTGGAAGAAAGCATACGCGGCAACCCCATCGACGGCGTGGTGCTGCTGATGGGCTGCGACAAGACCACGCCCAGCCTGCTGATGGGCGCGTCCAGCGTGGACCTGCCCACCATCGGCGTGTCCGGCGGCCCCATGCTGAACGGCAAGTGGCGCGGCCAGGAACTCGGTTCTGGCACCGGCCTGTGGAGCATGAGCGAGCAGGTGCGCGCCGGCACCTTGAAGCTGGCCGACTTCTTCGAAGCCGAAAGCTGCATGCACCGCAGCCATGGCCACTGCATGACCATGGGCACGGCCAGCACCATGGCCAGCATGGTGGAAGCCCTCGGCATTGGCCTGCCGGGCAATGCCGCCTACCCGGCGGTGGACGGGCGGCGCAACGTGCTGGCGCGCAACGCCGGCCGGCGCATCGTGGAGATGGTGCACACCGACCAGAAGATCTCGCAGGTGCTCACCCGCGAGGCCTTTGAGAACGCCATCCGCACGTTGGCGGCCATTGGCGGCAGCACGAACGCGGTCATCCACCTGATCGCCATCGCCGGCCGCCTGGGCGTGCCGCTGTCCATCGACGACTTCGAACGCCTGGGCAGCGAGATGCCTTGCCTGGTGAACCTGCAGCCCAGCGGCCAGTACCTGATGGAAGACTTCTGCTATGCCGGCGGCCTGCCCGCGGTGATGAAGGAAATTGCGTCGGTGCTGCACCTGGACGCGGTCACCGCCAGCGGCCAGACCGTGCGCGAGAACCTGGCCACCGCCGAAAACTTCAACCCCGAGGTCATCAAGACCGTGGCCCAGCCTTTCAAGGAAAAGGCCGGCATCGCCATCCTGCGTGGCAACCTGGCGCCACGTGGCGCGGTCATCAAGCCCAGCGCGGCCACGCCGGCGCTGCTGCAGCACACTGGCCGCGCGGTGGTGTTCGAGAACAGCGACGACTTCCACCAGCGCATCGACGACGACAGCCTGGACGTGGACGAGACCTGCATCCTGGTGCTGAAGAACTGCGGCCCCAAGGGCTACCCCGGCATGGCCGAGGTGGGCAACATGCCGCTGCCGCCCAAGGTGCTGAAGAAGGGCATCACCGACATGGTGCGCATCAGCGACGCGCGCATGAGCGGCACCGCCTACGGCACCGTGGTGCTGCACACCACGCCCGAAGCCGCCGCCGGCGGCCCGCTGGGCCTGGTGCAAAACGGCGACCTGATCACCCTGGACGTGAAGGGGCGCAAGCTGCACCTGCACGTGGACGACGCCGAACTGGAACGTCGCCGCGCCGGCTGGCAGCCGCCCGTGCCGCCCTTGACCAGCGGCTACTGGAAGCTGTACATCGACCACGTGCTGCAAGCCGACGAGGGGGCCGACCTGGACTTCCTGGTGGGCAAGCGTGGCGCTTTTGTTCCGAAGGACAACCATTGA
- a CDS encoding short-chain alcohol dehydrogenase (PFAM: short chain dehydrogenase): MSTNRYALITGASSGIGKACALALLAEGWHVGLTARRVEALNDTIAAAGAAGSRALALPCDIGDSAAVAAAFANLQQRFGRLDLLFNNAGISPRGTTPDDLSAEEWDRGVATNLSGAFYCLSNAFKLMKTQSPMGGRIINNGSISAHAPRPGSIAYTATKHAITGLTKTAALDGRPFDIAVGQIDIGNVASDMTEKMAKGVPQADGSIKPEPRMDMQAVVDTFMAMARLPLTANILFTTVMATKMPYVGRG; this comes from the coding sequence ATGAGCACGAACAGATACGCACTGATCACCGGCGCCAGCAGCGGCATCGGCAAAGCCTGCGCCTTGGCCCTGTTGGCCGAAGGCTGGCACGTGGGCCTGACCGCGCGCCGCGTGGAAGCGCTGAACGACACCATCGCCGCCGCCGGCGCCGCCGGCTCGCGCGCGCTGGCGCTGCCCTGCGACATCGGGGACTCGGCCGCCGTGGCCGCCGCCTTCGCCAACCTGCAGCAAAGATTCGGCCGCCTGGACCTGCTGTTCAACAACGCCGGCATCTCGCCGCGAGGCACCACACCGGACGACCTGTCGGCCGAAGAATGGGACCGCGGCGTGGCCACCAACCTGAGCGGCGCGTTCTATTGCCTGAGCAACGCCTTCAAGCTGATGAAGACCCAAAGCCCCATGGGCGGGCGCATCATCAACAACGGCAGCATCTCGGCCCACGCGCCGCGGCCCGGCAGCATCGCCTACACCGCCACCAAACACGCCATCACCGGCCTGACCAAGACCGCCGCGCTGGACGGCAGGCCCTTCGACATCGCGGTGGGCCAGATCGACATCGGCAACGTGGCCAGCGACATGACCGAGAAGATGGCCAAGGGCGTGCCCCAGGCCGACGGCAGCATCAAACCGGAACCGCGCATGGACATGCAGGCCGTGGTGGACACCTTCATGGCCATGGCCCGCCTGCCGCTCACCGCGAACATCCTGTTCACCACCGTGATGGCCACCAAGATGCCCTACGTGGGTCGGGGCTGA
- a CDS encoding beta-hydroxyacid dehydrogenase, 3-hydroxyisobutyrate dehydrogenase (PFAM: NAD binding domain of 6-phosphogluconate dehydrogenase): MAKIGFIGASGLMGHGMAKHLLAKGHALALTVHRNRERVADLLAAGATEAASFQALAEGSDIVFLCVTGSPQVEAAMAGVLQGARPKLMVVDCSTSEPDSTAKLREQCAARGVTFVDAPLARSPVEAEAGKLNVMVGAEASVFECVQPVLKCFAENVFHVGGPGAGHTIKLLNNFIGQSICAATAEAFAVGQRAGVDLAQLVSLVGAGPVNSGLFQAMAKTLQGDLAGLKFELDNARKDVRYYTHLAEGLAIPSLMGEAVHQSLAIASALGHGKKFVPSLVEAQEQLSGAKLVPR; the protein is encoded by the coding sequence ATGGCAAAGATCGGATTCATCGGCGCGTCCGGCCTGATGGGCCATGGCATGGCCAAGCACCTGCTGGCCAAGGGCCATGCGCTGGCCCTCACCGTGCACCGCAACCGCGAGCGCGTGGCCGACCTGCTGGCGGCCGGCGCCACCGAAGCGGCGTCCTTCCAGGCCCTGGCCGAAGGCAGCGACATCGTCTTCCTCTGCGTCACCGGCAGCCCGCAGGTGGAAGCCGCGATGGCGGGCGTGCTGCAAGGCGCCAGACCGAAGCTGATGGTGGTGGACTGCAGCACCAGCGAACCCGACAGCACCGCGAAACTGCGCGAGCAGTGCGCCGCGCGCGGGGTCACCTTCGTGGACGCCCCGCTGGCCCGCAGCCCGGTGGAAGCCGAAGCCGGCAAGCTGAACGTGATGGTGGGTGCTGAAGCGTCGGTCTTCGAATGCGTTCAGCCGGTGTTGAAGTGTTTTGCCGAGAACGTGTTCCACGTCGGCGGGCCGGGCGCCGGCCACACCATCAAGCTGCTGAACAACTTCATCGGCCAGAGCATCTGCGCCGCCACCGCCGAGGCCTTTGCCGTGGGCCAGCGCGCCGGGGTGGATCTGGCGCAACTGGTGTCGCTGGTGGGCGCCGGCCCGGTGAACAGCGGCCTGTTCCAGGCCATGGCCAAGACCCTGCAGGGTGACCTGGCCGGGCTGAAGTTCGAGCTGGACAACGCGCGCAAGGACGTTCGCTACTACACCCACCTGGCCGAGGGCCTGGCCATCCCGTCGCTGATGGGCGAGGCGGTGCACCAGAGCTTGGCAATAGCCAGCGCGCTGGGCCATGGCAAGAAGTTCGTGCCTTCGCTGGTGGAAGCGCAGGAGCAGCTCTCGGGCGCCAAGCTCGTCCCCCGATGA
- a CDS encoding enolase superfamily enzyme related to L-alanine-DL-glutamate epimerase (PFAM: Mandelate racemase / muconate lactonizing enzyme, C-terminal domain; Mandelate racemase / muconate lactonizing enzyme, N-terminal domain) — protein sequence MKITGARVIVCSPGRNFVTLKIETDEGLTGLGDATLNGRELAVASYLTDHVIPCLIGRDAHRIEDTWQYLYRGAYWRRGPVTMSAIAAVDTALWDIKAKAAGLPLYQLLGGASRERVMVYAHANGRDIAETVDEVQRQAALGYLAVRAQSGVPGIRKVYGVADDGQPYEPATRGLPTEQDWDSAKYLRHAPRLFDALRQAVGDELHLLHDVHHRLTPIESARLGQDLEPFRLFWLEDATPAENTDAFRLIRQHTTTPIAVGEVFNSLWDCKALIESQLIDYIRATVVHAGGISHLRRIADLAALYQVRTGCHGATDLSPVCMGAALHFDLAVPNFGIQEHMPHHALTDEVFPHAYTFDRGFMHPGEAPGHGVDIDEALAAKHPYQRAYLPVARLQHDGTLWHW from the coding sequence ATGAAGATCACCGGCGCGCGGGTCATCGTCTGCAGCCCGGGGCGCAATTTCGTCACGCTGAAGATCGAGACCGATGAGGGCCTCACCGGCCTCGGCGACGCCACGCTGAACGGGCGCGAACTGGCGGTGGCCAGCTACCTGACAGACCACGTCATCCCCTGCCTGATCGGCCGCGACGCGCACCGCATCGAAGACACCTGGCAGTACCTGTACCGCGGCGCCTACTGGCGGCGCGGCCCGGTGACGATGAGCGCCATCGCCGCGGTGGACACCGCGCTGTGGGACATCAAGGCCAAGGCCGCCGGCCTGCCGCTGTACCAATTGCTGGGCGGCGCCAGCCGCGAGCGCGTGATGGTGTACGCCCACGCCAACGGCCGCGACATCGCCGAGACGGTGGACGAGGTGCAGCGCCAGGCCGCATTGGGCTACCTGGCGGTGCGCGCGCAAAGCGGCGTGCCCGGCATCCGCAAGGTCTACGGCGTGGCCGACGACGGCCAGCCCTACGAGCCCGCCACCCGCGGCCTGCCGACCGAGCAGGACTGGGACAGCGCGAAGTACCTGCGCCACGCGCCGCGATTGTTCGACGCGCTGCGCCAGGCCGTGGGAGACGAATTGCACCTGCTGCACGACGTGCACCACCGTCTCACGCCGATTGAATCCGCGCGCCTGGGCCAGGACCTGGAACCCTTCCGCCTGTTCTGGCTGGAAGACGCCACGCCGGCCGAAAACACCGACGCCTTCCGCCTGATCCGCCAGCACACCACCACACCCATCGCGGTGGGCGAAGTGTTCAACAGCCTGTGGGACTGCAAGGCGCTGATCGAAAGCCAGCTGATCGACTACATCCGGGCCACCGTGGTGCATGCCGGAGGCATCAGCCACCTGCGGCGCATCGCCGACCTGGCGGCCTTGTACCAGGTGCGCACCGGCTGCCATGGTGCGACGGACCTGTCGCCGGTGTGCATGGGCGCGGCGCTGCACTTCGACCTGGCGGTGCCCAACTTCGGCATCCAGGAACACATGCCGCACCACGCATTGACCGACGAGGTCTTTCCGCACGCCTACACCTTCGACCGCGGCTTCATGCACCCGGGCGAAGCACCCGGCCATGGCGTGGACATCGACGAAGCCCTGGCCGCGAAGCACCCCTACCAGCGCGCCTACCTGCCGGTGGCGCGCCTGCAGCACGACGGCACCCTGTGGCACTGGTGA
- a CDS encoding mannitol-1-phosphate/altronate dehydrogenase (PFAM: Mannitol dehydrogenase C-terminal domain; Mannitol dehydrogenase Rossmann domain), with protein MALVTKRLGEAALATLPPGVARPRYDRAALQPGIVHLGLGAFMRAHLAVATEAALHASSDLGWGITGVSLRSPDTRDALAPQDGLYTLAVRDGSGQRLQVLGCVTRCLVGQEAPQAVLDAIAHPSTRIVSLTVTEKGYRPDSPTLGTLRQGLAQRQARGLGGLTLLSLDNLPANGRVLRERLLAQAASLAPWIDAHCRFPCSMVDRIVPRSTAADRAQVAAALGCHDAWPVVAEPFFDWVVEDQFAAGRPAWEHAGVRFVTDAAPWEALKLRLVNGSHSAIAYLGAMAGWATVDMALAQPALRRFVDTMMRDEIAPTLPALPGLDTAAYRASLLQRFANPALAHRTQQIAMDGTQKLPQRWLATVRDRLAAGQPIAQLGLALAAWLHYLRGSDEAGRPHAIDDPLAAELAALRDRAAGAPDLQAEVTAWTGFTPVFADLAGHPALVQAIAKPLARLRSQGVAATLEAMA; from the coding sequence GTGGCACTGGTGACGAAGCGCCTGGGCGAAGCCGCCCTGGCCACCCTGCCCCCCGGCGTGGCGCGCCCGCGCTACGACCGCGCGGCGCTGCAACCCGGCATCGTGCACCTGGGCCTGGGCGCCTTCATGCGTGCCCACCTGGCGGTGGCCACTGAAGCCGCGCTGCACGCCAGCAGCGACCTGGGCTGGGGCATCACCGGCGTGTCGCTGCGGTCCCCCGACACCCGCGACGCGCTGGCACCGCAAGACGGCCTGTACACCCTGGCGGTGCGCGACGGCAGTGGCCAGCGTCTGCAGGTGCTGGGCTGCGTGACCCGCTGCCTGGTGGGCCAGGAAGCGCCACAGGCGGTGCTGGACGCCATCGCCCACCCCAGCACCCGCATCGTCAGCCTGACGGTCACCGAGAAGGGCTACCGGCCCGACAGCCCCACGCTCGGCACGCTGCGGCAGGGCCTGGCGCAACGGCAGGCGCGAGGGCTGGGCGGCCTCACCCTGCTGAGCCTGGACAACCTGCCCGCCAATGGCCGCGTGCTGCGCGAGCGGCTGCTGGCGCAGGCCGCATCCCTGGCGCCCTGGATCGATGCCCATTGCCGCTTCCCCTGCAGCATGGTGGACCGCATCGTGCCGCGCAGCACCGCCGCCGACCGCGCGCAGGTGGCCGCCGCCCTGGGCTGCCACGACGCCTGGCCGGTGGTGGCCGAACCGTTTTTCGACTGGGTGGTGGAAGACCAGTTCGCCGCCGGCCGCCCGGCCTGGGAACACGCCGGCGTGCGCTTTGTGACCGACGCCGCACCCTGGGAAGCGCTGAAGCTGCGTTTGGTGAACGGCAGCCACTCGGCCATCGCCTACCTGGGCGCGATGGCCGGCTGGGCGACGGTGGACATGGCCCTGGCCCAGCCCGCGCTACGCCGCTTCGTGGACACGATGATGCGCGACGAGATCGCGCCCACGCTGCCCGCCCTGCCCGGCCTGGACACCGCCGCCTACCGCGCCAGCCTGCTGCAGCGTTTCGCCAACCCGGCGCTGGCCCACCGCACCCAGCAGATCGCGATGGACGGCACCCAGAAGCTGCCGCAGCGCTGGCTGGCCACGGTGCGTGACCGCCTGGCCGCCGGCCAGCCCATCGCCCAGTTGGGATTGGCCTTGGCCGCCTGGCTGCACTACCTGCGTGGTTCGGATGAAGCCGGCCGGCCCCATGCCATTGACGACCCGCTGGCGGCTGAACTGGCGGCGCTGCGTGACCGGGCCGCGGGCGCGCCGGACCTTCAGGCTGAAGTGACGGCCTGGACGGGGTTCACACCGGTGTTCGCTGACCTGGCCGGCCATCCGGCGCTGGTGCAAGCCATCGCCAAGCCCTTGGCGCGCTTGCGGTCCCAGGGTGTGGCGGCCACGCTGGAGGCCATGGCATGA
- a CDS encoding sugar kinase, ribokinase (PFAM: pfkB family carbohydrate kinase): MNRPLDVVTLGEAMALFVATEPGPLEAVRLFEKRTAGAETNVAVGLARLGLRVGWVSRLGDDAMGRFLQAEFQREGIDCSHAPLWAQARTGFMFKGRVDDGSDPPIEYHRSGSAASTLDADALDRPWLAAARHLHTTGIFPALTPATLGATQAAMALARAQGASISFDPNLRPALWPSAQAMRDTLNQLAAQADWVLPGLDEGRLLTGCSTPQDIARFYRDQGASLVVVKLGQEGAWVDSAEGAHHVPAVPVAKVVDTVGAGDGFAVGLISALLAGRSTPQAVQRAVWIGARAVQVRGDTEGLPTAAELQAAGL, translated from the coding sequence ATGAACCGCCCGCTGGACGTGGTGACCCTGGGCGAAGCCATGGCCCTGTTCGTGGCCACCGAGCCTGGCCCGCTGGAAGCGGTGCGCCTGTTCGAGAAACGCACCGCGGGCGCCGAGACCAATGTGGCCGTGGGCCTGGCGCGCCTGGGCCTGCGCGTGGGCTGGGTCAGCCGCCTGGGCGACGACGCGATGGGGCGCTTCCTGCAGGCCGAGTTCCAGCGCGAAGGCATCGACTGCAGCCACGCACCGCTGTGGGCCCAGGCCCGCACCGGCTTCATGTTCAAGGGCCGGGTGGACGATGGCAGCGACCCGCCGATCGAATACCACCGCAGCGGCTCGGCCGCCAGCACGCTGGACGCCGACGCGCTGGACAGGCCCTGGCTGGCCGCCGCGCGCCACCTGCACACCACCGGCATCTTCCCGGCGCTGACCCCCGCCACCCTGGGCGCCACCCAGGCCGCGATGGCGCTGGCGCGCGCGCAGGGCGCCAGCATCAGCTTCGACCCCAACCTGCGCCCGGCCCTGTGGCCGTCGGCGCAGGCCATGCGCGACACCCTCAACCAACTGGCCGCCCAGGCCGACTGGGTGCTGCCCGGGCTGGACGAAGGCCGGCTGCTCACCGGCTGCAGCACGCCGCAGGACATCGCCCGCTTCTACCGCGACCAGGGCGCCTCGCTGGTGGTGGTCAAGCTGGGCCAGGAAGGGGCCTGGGTGGACAGCGCCGAAGGCGCCCACCATGTGCCGGCCGTGCCGGTGGCGAAAGTGGTGGACACCGTCGGCGCCGGCGATGGGTTTGCCGTGGGCCTGATCAGCGCCTTGCTGGCCGGCCGCAGCACACCGCAGGCGGTGCAACGCGCGGTGTGGATCGGCGCCCGGGCGGTGCAGGTGCGCGGCGACACCGAAGGCCTGCCCACGGCCGCGGAACTGCAGGCCGCCGGCCTGTAG